A part of Entelurus aequoreus isolate RoL-2023_Sb linkage group LG10, RoL_Eaeq_v1.1, whole genome shotgun sequence genomic DNA contains:
- the LOC133659217 gene encoding olfactory receptor 10K1-like produces MDAEFNGTFITLGGFVEMDKYRYLYFVILLTLYILILCSNCTIIYLICIHRNLHEPMYIFIAALSLNSVLFSTVLYPKLLIDVLSQKQIISHSACMFQYFLYYSFGCSDYLLLLAMSYDRYVSICKPLQYPTIMGKITVTVLLILAWFLPACQFVITVVINSKQKLCSFTTEGIFCNNRMYKLHCVKSLFLTVYGLFIMMIAVVVPVIFILFTYVKIFIITYHSCAEVRKKAAQTCLPHLMVLFGIFGLCLFDVILARLESYFQKTERLIMTLQILVYNPLFNPIIYGVKMKEISKHIKRLFCQLVNKRI; encoded by the coding sequence ATGGATGCTgaattcaatggaacatttataaCTCTTGGTGGCTTTGTAGAAATGGACAAATACAGATATCTGTACTTTGTCATCTTGTTGACATTATATATTCTCATCCTCTGCTCTAACTGCACTATTATATATCTAATCTGCATCCACAGGAACCTTCATGAGCCTATGTACATTTTCATTGCAGCCTTGTCACTCAACTCTGTTTTGTTTAGCACTGTTCTCTACCCTAAACTTTTAATTGACGTCTTATCTCAAAAACAGATCATTTCTCATTCTGCTTGTATGTTTCAATATTTTCTTTATTATTCTTTCGGCTGTTCGGACTACTTACTGTTGTTAGCCATGTCTTATGACAGGTATGTGTCTATCTGCAAACCTCTGCAGTATCCAACTATCATGGGGAAAATAACTGTTACTGTCCTCTTGATTTTGGCCTGGTTTCTACCTGCATGCCAGTTTGTAATTACCGTTGTAATTAACTCCAAACAAAAACTTTGTAGTTTCACAACAGAGGGAATTTTTTGTAACAATCGAATGTACAAGCTTCACTGTGTAAAATCACTATTTCTTACAGTTTATGGTTTGTTTATCATGATGATTGCTGTTGTTGTTCCTGTGATTTTCATCCTTTTTACATACGTAAAGATATTCATAATAACTTATCACAGTTGTGCGGAAGTCAGGAAAAAAGCTGCACAGACATGTTTACCTCACCTGATGGTTTTATTCGGCATATTTGGTTTGTGTCTGTTTGACGTCATCTTAGCTCGACTGGAGTCATACTTTCAAAAAACGGAGCGTTTAATAATGACTTTACAAATACTTGTGTATAATCCTCTCTTCAATCCAATCATATATGGAGTGAAAATGAAGGAAATCTCTAAACACATCAAGAGATTGTTTTGTCAACTGGTGAACAAAAGAATATGA